In a single window of the Vicinamibacterales bacterium genome:
- a CDS encoding zinc-dependent metalloprotease, translated as MLRQTFGFILDAIVFTAFLLIPIVSVAQGLPTVEEKTAGMQAIEGHFPMYWDESTGVLWLEISRFDTEELYLSGLSAGLGSNDIGLDRGQTRSRLVVFERVGPKVFMVQRNYQFRTESDNPDERRAVEDAFAKSILWGFTVAAETAARVLVNTTDFLLRDAHGVIPRLRQDGQYRVDQSRSAVYLPRTKGFPKNTEIDVTVTFTSEPQPRGFGARDERRHGVADVTPAADAVTLRQHHSLVQLPDPGYEPRAYDPRSGFGSVAWQDYSTPLGDSMTKRLIRRHRLQKRDPSASVSEAIEPIVYYLDRGTPEPIQSALLEGARWWNQAFEAAGFRDAFRVELLPEGADNFDIRYNMINWVHRSTRGWSSGGSITDPRTGEIMKGVVTLGSLRVRQDFLIAEGLLSPYEGGDEMPSALSEMALARIRQLSAHEVGHTLGLGHNYYASTMGRISVLDYPHPLITIDDDGDLDLSDAYDVGIGEWDKVAIRYGYQDFPQGTDEPTVLEQILDQAWERDLLYLTNQDLDANPRVHQWANGVDPAVELERMLNVRRAALDDFGEAAIRRDMPLATMEEAFVPLYLHHRFQIDAAASAIGGMHYIYAMRGDGREPVEAVSAAEQRAALDALMRTISPRELAVPDDVLYRLPPRPAGFGRHRELFPRYTGLMFDPISPAVVAADHTVGMILRSDRAARMVTQHAVNSALPSLDEVLDTLVAASFDRTPESSYEAEIGRAVERVVVDRITRLAGSATMPQVRAVASLELKQLAGRLEREAGTGDLDDQAHNTLLARDITRFLERPAEAFGQPSVPQEPPGAPIGDTGMAYLVPDPVCSVWWWNNGR; from the coding sequence GTGCTTAGACAAACCTTCGGTTTCATCCTCGACGCCATTGTGTTCACGGCGTTTCTACTCATACCTATTGTTTCGGTGGCGCAAGGTTTGCCAACAGTCGAAGAAAAAACAGCTGGTATGCAAGCAATTGAGGGCCATTTCCCGATGTATTGGGACGAAAGCACCGGGGTGTTGTGGTTGGAGATTTCTCGTTTCGATACCGAGGAACTCTATTTGTCAGGCCTCTCCGCCGGACTGGGGTCGAATGACATCGGCCTTGACCGCGGGCAGACGCGGTCTCGGTTAGTCGTCTTCGAGCGAGTTGGCCCAAAGGTCTTTATGGTGCAGCGGAACTACCAGTTCCGCACTGAGAGTGATAACCCTGATGAGCGACGCGCGGTCGAAGACGCATTCGCCAAATCAATTCTCTGGGGATTCACGGTCGCTGCCGAAACTGCCGCTCGGGTGCTGGTGAACACAACCGACTTCTTACTGCGTGACGCCCACGGTGTGATCCCCAGGTTACGACAAGACGGCCAATATCGGGTGGACCAGTCGCGGAGCGCGGTCTACCTACCTCGTACAAAGGGTTTTCCAAAGAACACAGAAATCGATGTCACCGTCACCTTTACGAGTGAACCTCAACCTCGCGGGTTTGGTGCCCGAGACGAACGGCGCCACGGCGTCGCTGACGTGACACCAGCGGCTGATGCCGTGACCTTGCGACAGCACCACTCGCTGGTGCAGCTGCCGGATCCCGGTTATGAGCCACGTGCCTACGACCCACGGTCGGGGTTCGGGAGCGTGGCGTGGCAGGATTACTCAACACCGCTCGGTGACTCAATGACCAAGCGGCTCATCCGCCGGCATCGGCTCCAGAAGCGCGACCCTTCAGCCTCGGTGAGTGAGGCCATCGAGCCGATTGTGTACTACCTCGACCGTGGCACACCTGAACCAATCCAGTCAGCCCTGCTGGAGGGGGCACGCTGGTGGAATCAGGCATTCGAAGCCGCCGGCTTCCGCGATGCGTTTCGCGTTGAGTTACTGCCCGAGGGAGCAGACAATTTTGACATTCGCTACAACATGATTAATTGGGTACATCGATCGACGCGCGGTTGGAGCAGCGGCGGCTCGATCACCGACCCTAGAACCGGGGAGATCATGAAGGGCGTTGTGACCCTGGGCTCGCTCCGTGTACGGCAGGATTTTTTGATCGCCGAGGGGCTGCTCTCGCCTTACGAAGGCGGTGATGAGATGCCATCGGCGCTGTCCGAGATGGCACTGGCGCGTATCCGACAACTCTCGGCGCACGAGGTCGGTCACACACTCGGGCTTGGACACAACTACTATGCGAGCACTATGGGGCGGATCTCTGTGCTCGATTATCCGCACCCATTGATCACAATTGACGATGACGGCGACCTTGACCTGTCCGATGCCTACGATGTCGGCATCGGCGAGTGGGACAAGGTGGCAATCAGGTATGGCTACCAAGACTTTCCGCAGGGCACAGACGAGCCGACGGTACTCGAGCAGATCTTGGACCAGGCGTGGGAGCGCGACCTTCTCTACTTGACCAATCAGGACCTGGACGCTAACCCCCGAGTCCATCAATGGGCAAATGGCGTCGACCCGGCCGTTGAGCTCGAACGTATGCTCAACGTTCGGCGGGCGGCGTTGGACGACTTTGGGGAAGCGGCAATCCGCCGCGACATGCCGCTAGCGACAATGGAGGAGGCATTTGTACCGCTCTATCTTCACCACCGTTTCCAGATCGACGCAGCGGCTTCGGCAATTGGCGGGATGCACTACATCTATGCGATGCGGGGCGACGGTCGAGAGCCGGTCGAGGCCGTGTCAGCCGCTGAGCAACGTGCCGCGCTTGACGCACTCATGAGGACAATCAGCCCAAGGGAACTAGCAGTGCCTGATGATGTTCTCTACAGACTGCCACCGCGTCCGGCCGGCTTCGGACGTCACCGGGAGCTCTTCCCACGCTATACGGGCTTGATGTTTGATCCGATCTCGCCAGCGGTCGTGGCAGCCGACCACACCGTGGGGATGATCCTTCGTAGCGACCGTGCTGCGCGCATGGTCACGCAGCATGCAGTGAATTCAGCACTGCCAAGTCTCGACGAAGTGCTCGATACACTCGTTGCCGCTAGCTTTGACCGCACTCCCGAAAGCAGTTATGAGGCAGAGATTGGACGTGCGGTCGAACGAGTGGTGGTCGACCGCATCACCCGACTAGCCGGTTCAGCCACGATGCCGCAGGTGCGTGCTGTGGCGTCACTGGAACTCAAGCAACTCGCGGGTCGGCTTGAACGAGAGGCCGGCACCGGTGATCTTGATGACCAAGCGCATAACACGCTTTTAGCCCGGGATATCACGCGGTTCCTCGAGAGGCCGGCCGAAGCATTTGGCCAGCCATCGGTGCCCCAAGAACCACCGGGTGCACCGATCGGTGACACGGGAATGGCCTATTTGGTCCCTGACCCAGTTTGCTCGGTCTGGTGGTGGAATAACGGGCGCTAA
- a CDS encoding FAD-dependent oxidoreductase, which yields MSKPRVLVVGGGVIGVCCAYYLSKQNVDVIVLERDAIGKGASYGSAGVIAAGHPPMNKPDRVRQALKKVLDSTTPLYIAPRFDPALAAWLWRFSANCTDRKLTANMNVVGPLGHATLQLFAQLIAEEEIACDYEASGYYEVCRTEQGTAQAGRDVALMRAHGFDAEVLTGEEIGARMTSLKNDVRGGAYFPDSATCDPYRFVIEMAGRVRRAGGRTEAGQVVTKVEGGAHPAVRLATGERFEADAVVLATGAYSLQLARELGCRLPIQPGKGYHRDLEFGEGSRPPLEAACVLGETSVFCTPMSGRLRLAGTMEFSGLNHRIRPSRLAQLTASAEQYLSGIGPSRVTSEWCGLRPCTPDGLPVVGRLPGQTKVFAATGHAMTGLTLGPVTGSLMADLVTGATPFPEVTALAPARF from the coding sequence ATGAGCAAGCCTCGAGTTCTCGTTGTTGGTGGTGGTGTCATCGGGGTCTGCTGCGCTTACTATCTATCGAAGCAGAACGTCGACGTCATCGTTCTTGAGCGCGACGCCATTGGGAAGGGCGCTTCTTACGGGAGCGCTGGTGTCATCGCCGCTGGGCATCCGCCGATGAACAAGCCGGACCGGGTGAGGCAGGCATTGAAGAAGGTCCTTGACTCGACGACACCGCTCTACATCGCGCCCCGATTCGACCCCGCGCTCGCCGCGTGGCTCTGGCGCTTCAGTGCTAACTGCACTGATCGAAAGCTCACAGCGAACATGAACGTAGTGGGGCCGTTAGGTCATGCAACGCTTCAACTCTTTGCGCAATTGATCGCGGAAGAGGAGATCGCCTGCGACTATGAGGCGTCCGGTTACTACGAGGTCTGTCGGACTGAGCAGGGTACAGCGCAAGCCGGTCGAGACGTTGCGCTGATGCGCGCCCACGGGTTCGATGCCGAAGTGCTCACCGGTGAAGAAATCGGAGCCCGGATGACATCTCTCAAGAACGACGTTAGGGGTGGAGCCTACTTTCCGGATTCGGCAACTTGTGATCCCTATCGCTTCGTAATTGAGATGGCGGGGCGTGTACGTCGCGCCGGGGGGCGTACCGAGGCCGGACAGGTCGTGACCAAGGTCGAAGGAGGCGCTCATCCTGCGGTGCGCTTGGCAACGGGCGAGCGGTTCGAAGCTGACGCTGTTGTACTTGCAACGGGCGCGTACAGTCTGCAACTCGCGCGGGAACTCGGTTGTCGGTTACCGATTCAGCCAGGGAAGGGCTATCACCGTGACCTTGAGTTCGGAGAAGGTAGCAGGCCGCCACTTGAGGCCGCTTGCGTCTTAGGCGAGACGTCCGTGTTTTGTACGCCGATGTCAGGTCGGCTTCGCTTGGCGGGTACAATGGAATTTTCTGGGTTGAACCACCGGATACGTCCATCGCGCTTGGCGCAACTCACGGCCTCTGCTGAGCAGTATCTCAGCGGTATCGGCCCGAGCCGCGTAACCTCCGAATGGTGCGGGCTGAGACCCTGCACGCCTGATGGTTTGCCGGTGGTAGGGCGGCTACCGGGTCAGACTAAGGTGTTTGCCGCAACGGGCCACGCGATGACGGGGCTGACGCTGGGGCCGGTTACTGGCTCCCTGATGGCAGACCTCGTCACTGGCGCAACACCCTTTCCTGAAGTTACGGCCCTGGCACCGGCACGCTTTTGA
- a CDS encoding alkaline phosphatase D family protein → MAVSRRRFLGRVAGGSLVLASPDRVAGTSQSSRDVFTHGVASGDPLEDRVILWTRVSGGRGDVEVHWWVATEPEMRTVIGRGSVVTNAARDFTVKIDASGLRPGTTYYYQFSGLDVPSPIGRTKTLPVGDVDRVRLAAVSCSNLPFGYFNVYRCLAQRPDLDAVLHLGDYLYEYRNGQYGDGRALDRVPLPDKEMVTLEDYRIRHAQYKADIDSQAMLQQHPLIAVWDDHESSNNSWMEGAENHDPDEGEGDWPTRRAASVKAYYEWMPIRENRSARQLQIYRSFRYGNLVDLIMLDTRLTGRDEQVDPGDSAAVHAPERSLLGGSQEAWLFGELKESIDDGTRWRVLGQQVFFSAQAPSDAIRNSDVWDGYQANRSRIFDFLETHAINNVVVLTGDIHSSWALDVPRDPWSGYDSANGRGSLAVEYVTPAVTSPSQFTDRPDEADAARAARMTSSPHLKFVDQVHRGYFILDITAERAQADWFFVDTISQRSTRERFSAGYYTRDGENHLIEADGPVATRQFPARLAPQANRGVGAKEGVATAIVST, encoded by the coding sequence ATGGCAGTGTCCAGACGACGTTTCTTGGGAAGAGTCGCGGGCGGGTCTCTGGTGTTAGCGTCTCCGGACCGTGTTGCGGGGACCTCACAATCATCGCGTGACGTGTTTACGCATGGTGTGGCGAGCGGCGATCCACTGGAAGACCGGGTCATATTGTGGACCCGCGTATCGGGCGGTCGCGGGGATGTTGAGGTGCACTGGTGGGTCGCGACCGAACCGGAGATGCGGACAGTCATTGGGCGCGGGTCGGTTGTGACGAATGCTGCCCGCGACTTTACGGTGAAGATCGATGCGTCCGGCCTACGCCCGGGCACGACCTACTACTACCAATTCTCGGGGCTCGATGTTCCATCACCAATCGGGCGTACCAAGACCCTTCCGGTGGGTGACGTCGACCGTGTCCGCCTGGCGGCAGTGTCGTGCTCAAACCTACCATTCGGGTATTTCAACGTGTACCGATGTCTTGCCCAACGTCCGGATCTCGATGCGGTGCTGCATCTTGGTGACTACCTCTATGAATACCGGAACGGTCAGTATGGTGATGGTCGGGCACTCGACCGAGTCCCTCTACCAGACAAGGAAATGGTGACGCTTGAGGACTACCGGATCCGGCATGCGCAGTACAAAGCTGATATTGATTCTCAAGCGATGTTGCAACAACACCCACTCATTGCTGTGTGGGACGATCACGAAAGTTCCAATAACTCGTGGATGGAGGGTGCTGAGAACCACGACCCCGACGAAGGGGAGGGTGACTGGCCCACGCGTCGCGCCGCGTCGGTGAAGGCCTACTACGAGTGGATGCCGATTCGCGAGAACCGGTCAGCGCGTCAACTCCAAATCTATCGCAGCTTTCGGTATGGAAACCTCGTTGATCTCATCATGCTTGATACTCGGCTCACCGGACGGGATGAACAGGTGGACCCGGGAGACAGCGCTGCTGTGCACGCTCCCGAACGCTCACTGCTCGGTGGCTCGCAGGAGGCTTGGTTGTTCGGGGAGCTCAAGGAATCGATTGATGATGGCACGCGCTGGCGGGTGCTCGGCCAACAGGTCTTTTTTAGTGCGCAGGCTCCGAGTGATGCGATCAGAAACTCCGATGTCTGGGATGGCTATCAAGCGAATCGGAGTAGAATTTTTGACTTTCTCGAGACGCACGCGATTAATAACGTTGTCGTACTCACTGGTGACATTCACAGCTCCTGGGCGCTTGACGTTCCGCGCGACCCATGGTCCGGCTACGATTCGGCAAACGGTCGAGGTTCTCTGGCAGTAGAGTATGTAACACCGGCCGTGACCTCGCCGAGTCAGTTCACTGATCGTCCGGATGAGGCTGACGCGGCGCGCGCGGCGCGGATGACGTCGAGTCCTCACCTTAAGTTCGTCGATCAGGTTCACCGAGGGTATTTCATTCTAGATATCACAGCTGAACGGGCACAGGCTGACTGGTTCTTTGTCGATACGATCTCCCAGCGGTCAACCCGTGAGCGCTTCAGTGCTGGGTATTACACGCGTGATGGCGAGAACCATTTGATTGAGGCCGATGGACCTGTGGCAACGCGGCAATTTCCAGCCAGACTCGCTCCGCAGGCGAATCGCGGCGTTGGTGCTAAGGAAGGGGTTGCTACTGCAATCGTGAGTACATGA
- a CDS encoding DUF885 family protein, producing the protein MLSRWFPLPSLAGVAAVLLLTASCSSEGPRPDASGSRAEVPSSTSYEDLLTLFEDWRAFAVPEAPDYSAEAMTAQFAELARYQQRLEAIDSSGWPVAQRVDHLLVKAEMNGLDFDHRIRRPWASIPAFYATVFAAQSDTPAREGPGADGWMINLWTYDYPLADGDAERLEAQLQTVPLLLLQAQSNLVEDARDLWVGGIRDMRVQASTLEAFAERVSGTSAGLDAAIREAHDATVQFTAWLEDELPTKHGPSGVGKENLNWYLQNVHLVNYTWDEEVALMEHELARSHTTLRLIEHRNRDLPPLPVVASAEEYDRRFNASVDEFVSFLDDEEVISVRDYMAPALRAKIGSFSPVPAVGPRGFFSEVSYRDPVAMRTHSFHWTEIARMEHEPHSSPIRRGPSLSNIWGQRSEGLATGMEEWMMHAGLFANRPRGMEIIQIMLAQRAARALGGLMMHGEGFTIEEASEFAAKWTPRGWMPADSDTVLTEQHLYLQQPGYGTSYIIGKIEIEKLMAERARELGDEFTVKGFMDELSAAGVIPVSLVWWELTGDDSQIPRMVPLERFLNE; encoded by the coding sequence ATGTTGTCACGATGGTTCCCGCTCCCGTCTCTCGCTGGTGTTGCTGCGGTGCTTCTCTTGACCGCGAGTTGTTCATCGGAAGGCCCTCGTCCGGACGCTTCAGGATCTCGTGCGGAAGTACCCAGTAGTACTAGTTACGAGGATCTCCTCACACTCTTTGAGGATTGGCGGGCCTTTGCGGTTCCTGAGGCCCCCGACTACTCGGCTGAGGCCATGACCGCCCAGTTTGCGGAACTTGCGAGGTATCAGCAGCGCCTTGAGGCCATCGATTCAAGCGGTTGGCCGGTCGCGCAACGGGTCGACCATCTTCTCGTGAAAGCCGAAATGAATGGGCTCGACTTTGACCACCGCATTCGTCGACCTTGGGCTAGCATTCCGGCGTTCTACGCGACAGTCTTCGCAGCACAGAGTGATACACCCGCACGCGAGGGCCCGGGTGCCGACGGTTGGATGATCAATCTTTGGACTTATGATTACCCGTTGGCCGACGGCGATGCGGAACGCCTCGAGGCTCAATTACAGACGGTTCCACTGCTGCTTCTGCAGGCTCAATCGAATTTGGTCGAGGATGCTCGAGACCTGTGGGTTGGTGGGATCAGGGACATGCGGGTACAAGCCTCGACTCTTGAAGCATTCGCTGAACGCGTTTCCGGCACGAGCGCGGGGTTAGATGCAGCCATTCGCGAAGCGCACGACGCCACTGTTCAGTTTACGGCTTGGCTCGAGGACGAGTTGCCCACCAAGCATGGCCCGTCGGGTGTTGGGAAAGAGAACCTCAACTGGTATCTCCAGAATGTGCATCTCGTGAACTACACCTGGGACGAGGAAGTAGCGCTCATGGAACATGAACTGGCGCGGTCTCATACGACGCTGCGCTTGATAGAACACCGGAACCGCGACCTGCCGCCACTGCCTGTTGTGGCCTCTGCTGAGGAATACGATCGGCGGTTCAACGCCTCAGTTGATGAGTTCGTGTCGTTTCTTGATGATGAAGAGGTCATTTCCGTGCGTGACTACATGGCCCCAGCGCTCCGGGCCAAGATAGGGAGTTTTTCCCCAGTGCCAGCCGTTGGGCCACGCGGATTTTTTAGCGAAGTGTCCTATCGGGACCCAGTGGCCATGCGGACCCACAGTTTTCACTGGACCGAGATCGCTCGGATGGAACATGAGCCGCATTCAAGTCCAATCCGCCGTGGTCCGTCTCTGTCTAATATCTGGGGCCAGCGGTCCGAGGGACTCGCAACCGGCATGGAGGAGTGGATGATGCATGCTGGTCTATTTGCGAACCGACCTCGTGGCATGGAGATCATACAAATCATGCTCGCACAAAGAGCGGCGCGGGCACTCGGTGGACTGATGATGCATGGCGAAGGCTTTACGATCGAAGAGGCCTCGGAGTTTGCCGCCAAGTGGACACCACGGGGATGGATGCCGGCCGATAGTGACACTGTTCTCACGGAACAGCATCTCTACCTCCAGCAACCCGGATACGGGACCAGCTACATCATAGGGAAAATCGAGATTGAAAAGCTCATGGCGGAACGTGCTCGAGAGTTAGGCGACGAGTTCACCGTCAAGGGTTTCATGGACGAGTTAAGTGCTGCTGGTGTCATACCAGTCTCGCTCGTTTGGTGGGAACTGACCGGTGACGACAGCCAAATCCCTCGGATGGTGCCGCTGGAGCGTTTCCTAAACGAATGA